In Paludibaculum fermentans, the genomic stretch TTCCATCAGGGCCAGGGCCTTGTCGTACTTCGTTCCACCGGTCTTGACGTTGGGCCCGTGGATCAGCTTGACGTATTCCTGTTCGAATACGGCCTTCATCGGCTTGATCGCCTGCAGCGGCTCCTTCACCTGTTCCAGCAGCGAGGATTCCAGTACTTTAGCGTTAGAGGCGGCTTCGTACGCTGTGTCTTCGTAGATGTCCCACCCGCCGAAAACCAGGTCGTCCAGATTCGCCAGGGGTACAAAGTCCTTGATGTAGGGGGAACGGCCTTCCGTGCGCTTGCCCAACCGAACCGTGGCCATCTGCGTGAGCGAACCAATGGGATGCCCCAGACCGCGCTTGACGGCTTCCACACCTGCGATGAAGGTTGTGGAAACCGCGCCAATGCCGGGGATGAGAACACCGAGCTTACCCTCTGCCGGCGCGATCTTGACACTTTCATTAATTGACAACAGAGTACACTCCTTGCTGGAACCGCTTGATAAAAGCGTATCTATCCACTTGCTATAGTAACAGCCGTAGAAGCGTTTGCGCCTCATCGGCCCGCCTCCGAAGCCAATGTCCTGGATCCTTCTCACGGCCTCATTGCTGCTTGCATTTTTCCCCGCAGTGTGGGCCGCTCGACATTTCGCCAGCGATTTCTCCTCGCGATTTTTCGTTTTTGCCGTGGTATTCGGCGCCCAACCCGGATTGCTCGCGCAAGTGCTTTCATCGGGCGGCTGGATCACTCCCTTGGCTTGGCTGGGGGTGCAGGCTGTGCTCTGCGCAGCACTGTTCTACTGGCTTGCGCCGGAACGCCCCGAGTGGCGGATGCCAAAGCTGGAAATGCCAATAGTTGGCCTGGCCGTGCTCACCGCCGCCGGCCTGATTGCAGTCCTGACCGTTTCGAATCTCTGCCTTACGGCGTTGGCGCCCATCCACACCTGGGACGAGAAGATGTACCACGCGTCGCGGGCGGCCTACTGGCTGCAGCACCAGTCCATCGCATTCTGGGAGACACAGAACGAACGGCAGACCGCGCTGAGCTTTGAAGGGGAGCTGTTCTTCTTCTGGCCGCTGTTGTTCACGCGCCTGGAGGCCCCAGGCCGGGTGCTGTTCGGGCTGGGCTTCCCGCTCGCAATCGGCGCCGTGTGGCTGCTGGCTCTGCGGCTGAAGGCTCCACCGGCGGTGGCTGCGGCGGGAGCGGCCCTCTATGCCTCCGCACCCGTCGGATTATTCCTGGCTCGATACCTGAAAGCGGATCATTGGGCCGTACTGTTCGCGTGCGGCACTGCCTACTGGCTCGTGGAGGGGCAGCAGGACGCAGAGGATTCTCATCCTGGCGCCGCCTATTTCTGGGCCGGCGTTTCGCTGGCGCTGTGCGTCCATGCACGGCTATATGCTTTGGCACTGATTCCCGCGGTACTTCTGCTCTCAAGGAAACGATTGATCGCCGCCGCCGGCGGTTTCCTATCCGGGGCCGCGGCCTGCGGCCTGCTGTTTCTCTTCCTGTCGAATTGGAGTTGGTATGGTTCCCCGCTTGGCCCCTCGGACATGCGCGGCTTCTACGCCAGCCAACCGCCGGAGTGGACCACCATCCTGAAGCGCGCGCCGGGCATCTTCATGGACCTGCCCGGATCGTCCGCCATCGCCAAAGTTTGGGTTCGTTCGACAGGCGCCGGCCAGCCACTGCGCGCCGAAACCGCCGATACCCGCTGGCCTGCGCTGTATCAGCCGCCGCCGGCGTGGCCGCCCTCGCGCTTCGCTGTGGCCGGACTACTGGCCGTGGCCGGACTTCTGCTGGCCTGGCGAGGCTCGAGCAGAACCGTCTGGCTGTGTGGCGCGACATTGCTGGCCGGGCCGATTCTGACGCTACGCTGGATTACGGCCGACCAGATTCCCGACCGGTTCCTGTTGCCGGCCGTCGCTCTTCTCCTTGTCGCGGCATTGCCGCTCTGCCGGAACTGGATGGCGTGGCCGATGCTCGCCCTGGCGGCATTCAGCGCCTGGTATCCCGGCCGGGAGACCGCGATGTTCGTGCGGATGTGGTGGCTGATGCCGACGGCCATGAGCGTGGACAACACTCCGTTCCAGGAGGTGTGCCAGGTGGTACCGGCCGATGCCACGCTGCTGCTGATCGGCACACAGATTACTCCGGATTACCCCCTGTTCGGAACACAAACCGGATACCGCAGAAAAGTGTACAGTTGGGGCCGCGCACCGTGGGATGCCACCCGCTTCCACCAGTTGGCCGCCGTCCACGGCATCACGCATATTCTTCTGGAAGACGACAGGGAACTTGCGTTTCACTGGTCTCCGCCAGTGGATGCAAGACCGATCGCGGCCGGGCTCGACGGCGAACCTGCGCTGCAGCGGCTCCCGCTGCACACCCGCCGCCAACGGCTCTACGTCTGGCGGTCGCAGGCGCCGGTGGAGGCGCGGGCCGCAGCCCTGGTGCCCACAGCCCGTGCGGCGTGTTCAAATTGTCAGTAGGAGATTCATGGCCGGCCCCGTCTCATTCAAACCGCCCGCCGGACGATCCGGAACGGCGATACCCACCGTCCTGGCGGACGACGAAGCCCTGGCGCTGGACGAACTCGCGTTCCTGCTGCGTGAGTTTCCCGAGATCGAGATTGTCGGCACGGCCCGCAACGGCATCGAGGCCGTGCAGTGCATCGAGGAATGTGAGCCGGATCTGGTGTTCCTCGACGTGCAGATGCCAGGCCTGGACGGCCTGGGCGTCATCCACAAGCTGAAGGTGGATAAGGCACCCATGCCGGCGTTTGTCCTTTGTACAGCTTACGAGCAGTATGCCCTGGAGGCCTTCCGCCTGGAGGCCATGGATTACCTGCTGAAACCCGTCGACCGCGACCGTCTGGCGCAGACCGTCGAACGCGTGAAGCGGAGCCTGCTGGAACCGGAACTGGCGATCACATCCGCCACTGTGAACACCGGAACAGCGGCATCGGGGCCGGTTGCCCGGGCCAAACTACTGGTCAAGGCCAACGGCCGGAACCTGATTGTGGACGCATCGGACCTGATTTACGCCACGATCGAGGACGGTCTCATCACCGTGGTGACCACGGCAGTGGAAGGCCAAACGAACTACAAGACAATTGAAGAATTGCAGTCGAGCCTGGATCCGGCTACGTTCTGGCGCGCCCACCGCGGCTATGTGGTGAACATCAACCACATCCGGGAAGTGATTCCGTGGTTCAAGTCGAGCTATCAATTGCGGATGGACGACAAGAAGGGGACGGAGATTCCGGTCAGCCGGGTCCAGACAAAGCGCCTGCGCGAGCTCTTCAAGCTGTAACCTGCACAAAAGAAAAGCCCCCAGGCGCCGCGGCAGGCACCCGGGGGCTCGGTTTCTGAAGGCGATGGCTACCAGTCGACAACGCTGCCGTCGTCGGCGTCGTACGCTTCCTGATTCTTCCAGTCGTGGCCCAGTTTATCGGCCATGGCGTTCTCGTCCAACTCAATCCCAAGACCCGGCGCAGTGGGCAGGTCCAGATAGCCTGCGCGTACCTTGAAAGGCGTTTTGATGTAGCCCTCGCCGAGCGACACTTGTTCCTGGATGAGGAAGTTCGGAATCGAAGCCGCAATCTGTACCCCGGCCGCCAGGGAAATGGGCCCGAGCGGATTGTGCGGGGCGATGGAGGCATAGTAGGCCTCCGCCATACCTGCAATCAGGCGAACTTCAGTGATGCCGCCAGCGTGGCAAAGATCCGGCTGAAGGATCGTAGCCGCTTTCTTTTCCAGCACTTCGCGGAAACCCCATTTCGTAAAGACGCGCTCGCCCGTGGCGATGGGCAGGTGCGTGGAGCGAGCAATCTCGGCCATCACGTCGTGGTTTTGGGCCTGGCAGGGTTCCTCAATGAACATCGGGTTATAGGGCTCCAGCGCCTTGATCAGCATCTTGGCGTGAGCCGGGCTCACCGCGCCGTGGAAATCGACACCGATGTCGACGTCCTCCCCCACCAGTTTGCGGAATTCCGCAAAGCGTTCGGCAGCGTAGTGGACCTCGGACGGAGTCTCGATGTAGCGCGGGAAATTGCGCCGGCGGGGTGGGCCGGACTTGAAGGCGGTAAAGCCCTGCGCCAGGGCCTCTTTGACGCGGGCGGGATTCGAGATACTGGCGTGGGCATAGACGCGGACACGGTTCCGGGTGGGTCCGCCGAGCAGTTCGTACACCGGCACGCCCAGTGCCTTGCCCTTGATATCCCACAACGCCTGATCGATGCCGCTGAGGGCGGATGTGAGAATCGGCCCGCCGCGATAGAAGGCATGGCGGTAGATCGCCTGCCAATGCTGCACGACGGCGCGCGGATCCTTGCCAATCAGGTAAGGTTCGATCTCCTTCACTGCCTCCTGGCACGTCAGCGCGCGCCCTTCAGTGATGGGTTCGCCTAAGCCGGTGATGCCGGCATTGGTGTGGATCTTGAGGAAAAGCCAGCGCGGCTTGACCAGGAAGGTCTCAAGTTTCGTGATCTTGAGCGGGTCTTTGGCCTGAATGGGAGCGGCCTTCAGGACCTCCGCGCTCAGGGCGGTGCCGAAGATCGCGCCCAGTGCGCCCCGGCGGGAGAATGCGGTGTTCTGCTCGGAACTCATGCTGAAATATTGTATTCCTTTCGCCGCCGGGGTGGATCGGGGCCCGCCGGCTTCATTTTGTGGAAACTCTGGGGCGATTAATTCGTACAGAATATACGATATGCTCTCCACCGACCTCAAACAGGCCATCCGCTGGCTTCGCAAGAGCCCTGGATTCACGCTGGTGGCGGTTGCCACCCTGGGCGCGGGCATCGGACTGAACACCGCGATCTTCAGCGTGGTGCACGGAGTCCTGCTGGCGCCGCTATCGTTCCCGGACGAGCAGCGCATCGTCAGCATCTCGACGCGTTCGCTGGAAACCGGGCGCGAGACCCCGCGCATGACCGGCGGCGACCTGGAAGATGTACGCAAACAGGCGGGTTCGTTTGAGGCACTCAGCCGCTACTACGGTGGGGAGATGGGGGTCCAGGTGAATGGCCGGGCGGAGTTCACCGGCGTCTCCTTTGTGGAAGACGGATTCTACCGGGTTTTCGGCACGGCGCCCGTGGCGGGCCACGCTCCGGCGGAAGGCCAGGTGGCGGTGAGCGAGTCGTTCGCGCTGCGCAACTTCGGAAGGGCCGGCGACGCCCTGGGCCGGACGGTCAGCGTGGAGGGCAAGTCGTACGAGATCGCGGCGGTCATGCCGTTCACCTATCAGTTCCCGCGCAAATCGAACTTGTGGTTGACGATGCCGTCCAGGCCCGAGAACCTGAACCGCACGGCATATAACTACCGCGTGGCCGCGAAGCTGAAACCGGACGTGAGCGTAGACCAGGCACGGGCCGACCTCAGCGCCATTGGTGCCAGGCTGGCGGCGTCCTACCCCGAGAATCGGAAAAAGACCTTCACCACCGCGCCAATGCGCGATCAATTGGTAGGCCCCGTGCGCACCATGCTGCTGGTACTGATGGGCGCCGTCGCCCTGGTCCTCCTCATCGCCTGCGCCAACGTGGCGAATCTGCTACTGGCGCGCGCCACGACGCGGGTCCGGGAAATGGCAGTGCGAGCCGCGCTGGGCGCGGGCCGCGGCCGGATCATCCGCCAACTGCTGACGGAGAGCTTGGTGCTGGGCCTGTTGGGCGGACTCGCCGGCTGCGCCCTGGCCTATCTCGGCACCGACACGATGCTACGCCTGGCCCCCGAGAATCTGCCCCGCCTGAACGAGGTGCGCGTCGACACCACCACCCTGGTCTTCGCCACCCTGATCTCGATGGTCTCAGCGGTCCTGTTCAGCCTGGCGCCGGCATGGCAGGCGTCGCGAGTGGACCTGAACGAAGCCTTGAAGCGGAGTGGCGGACGGGGCGTGGGCAATCGCGGCTCTCACCGCTTGCGCGGAGCGCTCGCCTCGGCGGAGATCGCACTCGCCTTTGTCCTGGCGCTGGGCGCCGGCCTGCTGATGAAGAGCTTCCTCGGACTCACCTCCGCCGATCTCGGCTTCCGCCCCGACGGCGTGCTGGTGATGTATGCCCACGTGCCTGCGAATGAAGAAGCCGAGTACAAACGCGCTACCGGCACCTTTGAGAAAATCCTGCGGGACGTGAGCGTGCTGCCGGGTGTGAAATCGGCCTCCGCGGCAATGGGCATGCCCGCCGGACAGTATGGCTCGAACGGATCCTACGCAGTGGAAGGCAAGCATGTCTTCGCTCCCGGCGCAAAGTTGCCCGAGGCGGGCTTCCGGCTGGCCAGCCCGGGCTACTTCTCCACGCTCGGCATTCCCCTGCTGCGCGGCCGCGACTTCAGCGAACGCGATCAATACAGCGCACCCCTGGTGGCCATCATCAGCCAGGCACTGGCACGCGAAACCTTCCCCAATGAAGATCCACTCGGGAAGCGGATGAAGTGCGGCCTGGACCGTGACGAGTGGATGACCGTCGTTGGCGTGGTGGGCGATATTCGCAGCGATTCGCCAGCCGCCAAACTCGCGCCCGAGATCTACATGGCGTTCCAGCAGCATCCCTATTTTGCGAACGAACTCCAGGTGGCCATCCGGACGTCCATCGCGCCCGCCTCGCTGACAGAGGCGGTTCGCTCGACCGTGGCCCGCACGAATCCCGGCATCGCCATGAAGTTCACCACCCTGAGCGACATGGTCTCTGAATCGATCTCCGCGCCGCGCTTCCGCACCTTCCTCGTCGGCATCTTCGCCGCGCTGGCACTGCTCCTGGCGATGGCGGGGATCCACGGCGTGATGTCCTATGCCGTGGCGCAGCGCACCCCGGAACTGGGCCTGCGCATGGCCCTGGGCGCCCCTGTTTCCAGCGTCGCGGGCCTGGTGCTGGGCAAGGCGCTGATGCTGGCGGGGGCCGGAATTGCCGTCGGCCTCGCGCTCTCGCTGGCCTCGGGCAAAGTCATGCAGAGCCTGCTGGTCGGGGTGAAACCCGCGGATGCGTTCACCTACGCGGCAGCCGTGGTGGGGGTGATTCTGGCCGTGCTCACCGCCACCGCCGTGCCCGTCTGGCGCGCCACGCGCATCGATCCGGTCGTCGCCTTGCGGGACGAGTAGCATAAGCAGCGGAAACGCGGCGGGTGGCCGGGGTGCTCCATGACGTATTCTGGCAACGCAGACGTCATGGAACCACGCCGCATCCCGCTGGAGGGAACCTTCAACTTCCGAGACTTGGGCGGCTATGCCGCGGCGGATGGCCGCGTGGTGCGGCCCGGGATGCTGTACCGCTCGGACAACTTCGCCAAAGTGCCGCCCCGCGCACATCCGCAATTCAGCGCCCTGGGGCTGCGCCTGCTGGTGGATCTGCGCACCGGACTGGAGAGCCGCGAGCGTCCCAATTCATTGCCCGGCGGCACCTTGAGAGTGGAACACCTGCCCATCTCGTTCGCACCCGAGCTGGAGAAAAAATGGTCAACCAGGGAGCAGTTCGCTTTCTTCGCTGGAGGCGGCATCCAGCGCTGTGACCGGCGCTATGTCCTCGACTGCTATACCCGGCTACCACAGCGGGCCGCCCTATCGCTGCGCCGTTTGCTGGCCCTGCTGCAGGACCCCGGCAACTACCCGGCCGTGTTCCATTGCATGGGTGGACGCGACCGGACGGGCTTCAGTGCGGCCATGATCCTTACCATCCTGGGCGTGCCTCGGCCAGCGATCCTGGCCGACTACCACCTGACAGAAAAGTACGCGAGTCCGGAAGTGGATCGTCGCATCGGCTTCATCCGTGCGATGTCTCTGTTCCGGGTCTCCCGGGAGACGCTTCACGAGTTCCTGGGAGCCCGCGAAGAGTACCTGCAAACAGCCTTCTCGGTGATCGAGCAGCAATACGGCACTGTCCCGGACTACCTGCGCCAGGAAGCTGGATTTTCCGAGGCTGCGGCGGAGATCCTCCGCTCACTGCTGCTCGTCAACCGGCCGATTCCAGCTTCTCCAGACGGTAGGTGACGAAGTCCGCCGGCTCCAGGTGTTGCCCCGCCAGCTCGACCATATGCCGGTGATGTGTGAAGAGCAGCAC encodes the following:
- a CDS encoding LytR/AlgR family response regulator transcription factor, which codes for MAGPVSFKPPAGRSGTAIPTVLADDEALALDELAFLLREFPEIEIVGTARNGIEAVQCIEECEPDLVFLDVQMPGLDGLGVIHKLKVDKAPMPAFVLCTAYEQYALEAFRLEAMDYLLKPVDRDRLAQTVERVKRSLLEPELAITSATVNTGTAASGPVARAKLLVKANGRNLIVDASDLIYATIEDGLITVVTTAVEGQTNYKTIEELQSSLDPATFWRAHRGYVVNINHIREVIPWFKSSYQLRMDDKKGTEIPVSRVQTKRLRELFKL
- the dgoD gene encoding galactonate dehydratase; its protein translation is MSSEQNTAFSRRGALGAIFGTALSAEVLKAAPIQAKDPLKITKLETFLVKPRWLFLKIHTNAGITGLGEPITEGRALTCQEAVKEIEPYLIGKDPRAVVQHWQAIYRHAFYRGGPILTSALSGIDQALWDIKGKALGVPVYELLGGPTRNRVRVYAHASISNPARVKEALAQGFTAFKSGPPRRRNFPRYIETPSEVHYAAERFAEFRKLVGEDVDIGVDFHGAVSPAHAKMLIKALEPYNPMFIEEPCQAQNHDVMAEIARSTHLPIATGERVFTKWGFREVLEKKAATILQPDLCHAGGITEVRLIAGMAEAYYASIAPHNPLGPISLAAGVQIAASIPNFLIQEQVSLGEGYIKTPFKVRAGYLDLPTAPGLGIELDENAMADKLGHDWKNQEAYDADDGSVVDW
- a CDS encoding ABC transporter permease; translation: MLSTDLKQAIRWLRKSPGFTLVAVATLGAGIGLNTAIFSVVHGVLLAPLSFPDEQRIVSISTRSLETGRETPRMTGGDLEDVRKQAGSFEALSRYYGGEMGVQVNGRAEFTGVSFVEDGFYRVFGTAPVAGHAPAEGQVAVSESFALRNFGRAGDALGRTVSVEGKSYEIAAVMPFTYQFPRKSNLWLTMPSRPENLNRTAYNYRVAAKLKPDVSVDQARADLSAIGARLAASYPENRKKTFTTAPMRDQLVGPVRTMLLVLMGAVALVLLIACANVANLLLARATTRVREMAVRAALGAGRGRIIRQLLTESLVLGLLGGLAGCALAYLGTDTMLRLAPENLPRLNEVRVDTTTLVFATLISMVSAVLFSLAPAWQASRVDLNEALKRSGGRGVGNRGSHRLRGALASAEIALAFVLALGAGLLMKSFLGLTSADLGFRPDGVLVMYAHVPANEEAEYKRATGTFEKILRDVSVLPGVKSASAAMGMPAGQYGSNGSYAVEGKHVFAPGAKLPEAGFRLASPGYFSTLGIPLLRGRDFSERDQYSAPLVAIISQALARETFPNEDPLGKRMKCGLDRDEWMTVVGVVGDIRSDSPAAKLAPEIYMAFQQHPYFANELQVAIRTSIAPASLTEAVRSTVARTNPGIAMKFTTLSDMVSESISAPRFRTFLVGIFAALALLLAMAGIHGVMSYAVAQRTPELGLRMALGAPVSSVAGLVLGKALMLAGAGIAVGLALSLASGKVMQSLLVGVKPADAFTYAAAVVGVILAVLTATAVPVWRATRIDPVVALRDE
- a CDS encoding tyrosine-protein phosphatase — translated: MEPRRIPLEGTFNFRDLGGYAAADGRVVRPGMLYRSDNFAKVPPRAHPQFSALGLRLLVDLRTGLESRERPNSLPGGTLRVEHLPISFAPELEKKWSTREQFAFFAGGGIQRCDRRYVLDCYTRLPQRAALSLRRLLALLQDPGNYPAVFHCMGGRDRTGFSAAMILTILGVPRPAILADYHLTEKYASPEVDRRIGFIRAMSLFRVSRETLHEFLGAREEYLQTAFSVIEQQYGTVPDYLRQEAGFSEAAAEILRSLLLVNRPIPASPDGR